The following are from one region of the Lentimicrobiaceae bacterium genome:
- a CDS encoding carbamoyltransferase: MSEAILGISAYYHDSAAAIIIDGKIIAAAHEERFTRKKHDPGFPYHAARYVMDEAGISYNDLKAVAFYDKPYIKFERLLETYHAFAPKGLLSFKSAIPVWIKEKLFMKDMLNKELDRLGRTKGHKVPVLFPEHHLSHAASAFYPSPFDDAAILTLDGVGEWATAIIGHGKGKNIEILRELHFPHSIGLLYSAFTYYCGFKVNSGEYKLMGLAPYGNPDSSETHEFKRIILDKLVDIREDGSVLLNMEYFDYATGLTMTNNRKWEALFGIPPRPEEVLLTQPYMNMALAIQQVTEEVMIKMANTAKELTGSKNLVMAGGVALNSVANGKLLASGLFDDVWVQPASGDAGGALGAALAAWHIWAGKERTPETDPDAMQGAYLGPEFSGLDIERTARKYNAKFEHYENFDELSARVAGHIADGKVIGWFQGRMEYGPRALGNRSIIGDARSPDMQKKMNLKIKYREGFRPFAPTVLEEDVSAFFELDRPSPYMLLVVPVVESRRIPLPEGYHNQNLSERLYFLRSDVPAITHVDYSARLQSVSKKVNPRYWQVINDFKKQTGYGIIVNTSFNVRGEPIVCTPDDGYRCFMRTEIDYLVMGNYIFDKKQQQDLRNDVNWKEEFKLD; this comes from the coding sequence ATGTCAGAAGCAATTTTAGGAATTTCTGCCTATTATCACGATAGTGCAGCAGCTATAATCATCGATGGGAAAATCATTGCGGCTGCCCACGAAGAGCGCTTTACCCGTAAAAAGCATGATCCCGGGTTTCCTTATCATGCGGCCAGGTATGTTATGGATGAAGCGGGCATTTCATATAACGATTTAAAAGCTGTGGCATTTTATGATAAGCCCTATATTAAATTTGAGCGTTTGCTTGAAACTTATCATGCATTTGCGCCTAAGGGATTGTTGAGTTTTAAATCGGCTATTCCTGTCTGGATTAAAGAGAAACTCTTTATGAAGGATATGCTTAATAAGGAACTTGACCGTTTAGGCAGAACCAAAGGCCACAAAGTGCCGGTTTTGTTCCCAGAACATCATTTATCGCATGCTGCCAGTGCTTTTTATCCTTCACCATTTGACGATGCAGCCATTCTTACACTCGATGGAGTTGGAGAGTGGGCCACTGCCATAATTGGACATGGAAAAGGGAAAAATATTGAGATATTGCGTGAACTTCATTTCCCGCACTCTATTGGATTGCTTTATTCTGCATTTACTTACTACTGTGGGTTTAAAGTTAATAGCGGTGAATACAAATTAATGGGCCTGGCTCCTTATGGCAATCCTGATTCGTCTGAAACGCACGAGTTTAAAAGAATTATTCTTGACAAACTTGTTGACATCAGAGAGGATGGTTCTGTTTTACTCAATATGGAGTATTTTGATTATGCCACAGGGCTTACAATGACCAATAACCGTAAATGGGAAGCTTTATTTGGTATACCACCGCGCCCTGAAGAAGTGCTGTTAACACAGCCATATATGAATATGGCACTGGCTATTCAGCAGGTAACTGAGGAAGTTATGATAAAAATGGCCAATACAGCCAAAGAGCTTACCGGAAGTAAAAATCTGGTTATGGCCGGAGGTGTGGCGCTCAATAGTGTGGCCAACGGGAAACTATTGGCCAGTGGTTTATTTGACGATGTATGGGTTCAGCCTGCCTCTGGTGATGCGGGTGGTGCTCTTGGAGCTGCACTGGCTGCCTGGCACATATGGGCTGGCAAGGAGAGAACGCCCGAAACCGATCCTGATGCTATGCAGGGCGCATACCTGGGCCCCGAATTTTCAGGCCTCGATATTGAACGCACTGCCCGTAAATACAATGCGAAATTTGAGCATTACGAAAATTTTGATGAATTATCAGCCAGAGTTGCCGGGCATATTGCCGATGGGAAAGTTATTGGCTGGTTTCAGGGCCGAATGGAGTATGGCCCGCGTGCTCTTGGCAACCGGTCGATTATTGGTGATGCCAGAAGCCCTGATATGCAGAAGAAAATGAATCTGAAAATTAAATACCGTGAAGGGTTCAGACCATTTGCCCCCACTGTGCTTGAAGAAGATGTTTCAGCATTCTTTGAACTCGACAGACCTTCGCCATACATGTTGCTTGTCGTTCCGGTAGTTGAAAGCCGCCGCATTCCGCTTCCTGAAGGCTATCACAATCAGAATCTCTCTGAGAGGCTGTATTTTTTAAGATCTGATGTGCCTGCAATTACACATGTTGACTACTCTGCACGTTTGCAAAGTGTTTCCAAAAAAGTGAATCCACGCTACTGGCAGGTTATTAACGATTTTAAAAAACAAACCGGATACGGCATTATCGTTAATACCAGTTTTAATGTCAGAGGTGAACCCATTGTTTGTACTCCTGATGATGGCTACCGCTGCTTTATGAGAACTGAAATTGACTATCTGGTTATGGGTAATTATATTTTTGATAAAAAGCAGCAACAGGATCTCAGAAATGATGTTAACTGGAAAGAAGAGTTTAAACTAGATTGA
- a CDS encoding GNAT family N-acetyltransferase — protein MNFEVFDALDSGWTDGLSHIPAKNSDINFLPQWYLSWQKHEQATPKCIVAEIDGYYFVYPFFMHQIKEYSLHNNYYDVQSAYGYGGVITSSCDIPESVAAQFNRAVDKWFEEQNVVAEFIREHPLLNHFRRDASYFPVRRNVYVPTVPGYTIPDKQARQNIAKALKNDLKIFVDNKMDHIDEFIRLYELTAERLNMDAYYLFDKEYFYSVKNLLSDHALLIHIVFEDKIVASNLFMHYGDKGTMHLAGSDISYQSYRINDLLYQGAINQSISMGKSILTIGGGTSTREDDSLFRFKSKYSNIYKDVMAGKKVHNHEIYHELIRQWSIRYPELVDKYKHFFLKYRQTC, from the coding sequence ATGAATTTTGAAGTCTTTGACGCACTTGATTCAGGATGGACTGACGGCTTGTCACACATACCGGCAAAAAACAGTGATATAAACTTCCTGCCCCAATGGTATTTAAGCTGGCAAAAGCACGAGCAAGCCACTCCTAAATGCATTGTTGCTGAAATTGACGGGTATTATTTTGTTTACCCGTTTTTCATGCATCAGATTAAAGAATATTCGCTGCATAACAACTATTATGACGTGCAGAGTGCTTACGGTTATGGAGGTGTTATTACCAGTTCATGTGATATTCCCGAATCCGTTGCAGCACAATTTAACAGAGCTGTTGATAAGTGGTTTGAAGAGCAAAATGTAGTGGCTGAGTTTATTCGGGAGCACCCGCTTCTCAACCATTTCAGGCGTGATGCAAGTTACTTTCCTGTGCGCCGTAACGTTTATGTTCCCACCGTACCCGGTTATACCATTCCTGACAAGCAAGCCCGACAAAATATTGCCAAAGCGCTTAAAAATGATCTTAAAATATTCGTTGACAATAAGATGGACCATATAGATGAATTCATCAGGCTATATGAATTGACCGCCGAACGATTAAATATGGATGCTTATTACCTTTTCGATAAAGAGTATTTTTACAGCGTTAAGAATTTATTATCAGACCATGCTTTACTGATTCATATTGTATTTGAGGACAAAATTGTAGCCAGTAATTTATTTATGCATTATGGCGACAAAGGTACAATGCATCTGGCAGGAAGCGACATTTCCTATCAAAGTTATCGTATTAATGACCTTTTATATCAGGGAGCTATAAACCAATCAATTAGCATGGGAAAATCTATACTTACTATTGGAGGAGGCACTTCAACCAGAGAAGACGACAGTTTGTTCAGGTTTAAAAGTAAGTACAGCAATATTTATAAAGATGTTATGGCCGGAAAAAAAGTCCATAACCATGAAATTTACCATGAACTCATCAGGCAATGGTCAATCAGATACCCTGAGCTGGTCGACAAGTATAAACATTTCTTTTTAAAATACAGGCAAACCTGCTAA
- a CDS encoding DegT/DnrJ/EryC1/StrS family aminotransferase — MYKYPVYQPSLKGNEKLYVNDCLDTNWLSWQGKYVKQFENDFAKYIGVEYATGTCNATVALHLALVALGIGHDDEVIVPTFTYVASANAIVYCGAKPVFVDSLPDTWQIDPSDVIKKITPRTKAIMAVHIYGHPCEMDTLQEIAREHDLFLIEDAAEAFGSKYKGRYTGSFGDVSIFSFFGNKTITTGEGGMVVTNNKTIFDRAYLYKGQGLARYREYWHEVVGFNYRMTNIAAAIGLAQLERADELIAKKMQIAQWYNELLSGLPVTPHHPVGDVVHTYWMYSILTESNEEQVELRNFLRDNGVETRPAFHPVHTMPMYSNNYSQFKVAESLGWRGINLPSYPDLTRENVEEICNLIRTYLQK; from the coding sequence ATGTACAAATACCCCGTTTATCAGCCTTCACTGAAAGGAAATGAAAAACTCTATGTAAACGATTGTCTCGACACCAATTGGTTATCGTGGCAAGGGAAATATGTCAAACAATTTGAGAATGACTTTGCCAAATACATTGGAGTTGAGTATGCAACAGGTACGTGTAATGCAACTGTGGCGCTTCATCTTGCACTTGTAGCCTTAGGAATCGGACACGATGACGAAGTAATTGTGCCAACATTTACTTATGTAGCATCAGCCAATGCGATTGTTTACTGTGGTGCCAAGCCGGTATTTGTAGATTCATTGCCCGACACATGGCAAATTGATCCTTCAGATGTAATTAAAAAAATCACCCCAAGAACAAAGGCAATAATGGCTGTGCATATCTATGGCCATCCATGCGAAATGGATACTTTACAAGAAATTGCCAGGGAACACGACCTGTTTCTTATCGAAGATGCGGCTGAAGCCTTTGGCTCAAAATATAAGGGAAGATACACCGGTTCATTCGGCGATGTCAGCATTTTCAGCTTTTTCGGAAATAAGACCATCACTACAGGAGAGGGCGGCATGGTTGTAACCAATAATAAAACCATTTTCGACCGCGCGTATCTTTATAAAGGTCAAGGTCTTGCCAGATATCGTGAATACTGGCATGAAGTTGTAGGTTTTAATTATCGCATGACCAATATAGCAGCTGCTATTGGGTTGGCACAACTAGAACGGGCCGATGAGCTGATTGCCAAAAAAATGCAAATTGCGCAATGGTATAATGAATTGCTCAGCGGTTTGCCTGTCACTCCTCACCATCCTGTTGGAGATGTAGTTCACACCTACTGGATGTATTCAATTCTGACTGAATCCAACGAGGAGCAGGTTGAGTTGCGAAACTTCCTGAGAGACAATGGCGTTGAAACAAGACCAGCCTTTCACCCGGTTCATACAATGCCGATGTACAGCAACAATTACAGTCAGTTTAAGGTCGCCGAAAGTCTGGGATGGCGTGGAATAAATCTACCCAGCTACCCAGACCTTACACGGGAAAATGTTGAGGAAATCTGCAATTTAATCAGGACATACCTTCAAAAATAA
- a CDS encoding oligosaccharide flippase family protein, with protein MKNPVSWLNEILNRGHERSQNIKRNILYSFFIKGGSIIISFLLVPLTLHYLGATDYGIWLTLSSVVAWFGFFDIGLGNGLRNKFAEALALNNKELARSYVSTTYFGLTIIFGTIWVIFIAASFFVNWNTIFNVPLENAQNLQTLIVYVFTLFIVRFVLKLLAVIITADQRPAISNTFDPISNVLSLIVIYILTLTTQGSLMYLALAVTATPVLVLVVASVIFFGRDYKDYRPALSYVKMSQFKELTGIGIQFFIIQIAVLIIFATDNMIITQALGPEHVPAYNIAYKYFNSITMVFAIIMNPLWSAYTQAYVKNDIPWIRNITTKLTKFWLLILAGVILMILISGPFYHIWVGDEIEIPILLTIFMGLFILISTWNNVYVYFINGTGKIRLQLYSSIIAAAVNIPVSIYFAKNLGLGTAGVILATCVCLFPGSILAPIQYFKIIHKNDKGIWGK; from the coding sequence ATGAAAAACCCCGTTAGCTGGCTTAATGAAATACTCAACAGGGGGCACGAACGCAGTCAAAACATTAAAAGGAATATTCTCTATTCCTTCTTTATTAAAGGAGGAAGCATTATTATTAGTTTTCTGCTTGTTCCATTAACTCTTCATTATCTGGGAGCTACCGATTATGGCATCTGGTTAACTTTGAGTTCAGTGGTTGCCTGGTTTGGCTTTTTTGATATCGGATTAGGCAACGGGCTCCGCAATAAATTTGCTGAAGCACTGGCATTGAACAATAAAGAGCTGGCACGTTCATATGTTAGTACAACATACTTTGGGCTCACCATTATATTTGGAACCATATGGGTCATCTTTATTGCAGCTAGTTTTTTCGTAAACTGGAACACAATATTTAATGTTCCTTTAGAAAACGCGCAAAATCTTCAAACACTGATTGTTTATGTTTTCACTCTATTTATAGTAAGATTCGTACTTAAGCTATTAGCCGTCATTATTACAGCCGATCAACGCCCGGCCATCAGCAATACATTTGACCCAATATCTAATGTACTGTCGCTCATTGTCATTTATATTTTAACACTGACTACGCAAGGCTCACTCATGTACCTGGCACTTGCTGTAACTGCAACACCTGTACTGGTGCTGGTAGTCGCTTCTGTTATCTTTTTTGGCAGAGATTACAAAGATTACCGGCCTGCACTTTCTTATGTTAAAATGAGCCAGTTTAAAGAACTTACCGGTATCGGGATTCAGTTTTTTATCATTCAAATTGCAGTGTTGATCATTTTTGCCACCGATAACATGATTATAACCCAGGCCCTTGGCCCTGAACATGTACCGGCATACAACATTGCTTATAAGTACTTTAACTCAATCACCATGGTATTTGCCATTATCATGAACCCTTTATGGTCGGCATATACACAGGCTTATGTTAAAAATGACATTCCCTGGATAAGAAATATTACCACAAAACTTACCAAATTCTGGTTACTGATTTTAGCCGGTGTTATATTGATGATTCTGATTTCCGGCCCGTTTTATCATATTTGGGTTGGAGATGAGATAGAGATACCGATTTTACTAACCATCTTTATGGGACTGTTTATCCTTATCAGCACATGGAATAACGTTTATGTTTACTTTATAAACGGAACCGGAAAAATCAGGCTTCAGTTGTATAGCTCAATCATTGCAGCAGCAGTAAATATTCCGGTTTCCATCTATTTTGCGAAAAATTTAGGTCTCGGAACTGCTGGTGTTATCCTGGCCACCTGTGTTTGCCTTTTCCCCGGAAGTATACTTGCCCCCATTCAGTATTTTAAGATTATTCATAAAAATGACAAGGGAATTTGGGGAAAATAA
- a CDS encoding aldehyde dehydrogenase family protein: MTKHNETHRIEEILASLKIEAINNGATSGTNWHHTKGELLHSYSPADGKLIASVQQATMDDYELIMQKATVAFKTWRMIPAPKRGEIVRQIGNRLREFKEPLGRLVSYEMGKVYQEGLGEVQEMIDIADFAVGLSRQLYGSTMHSERERHRMYDQYHPLGVVGVISAFNFPVAVWAWNAMLALVSGDVVVWKPSSKVMLSAVAVHKIIEQVLVDNHVPEGVLNLVAGSSKYIGDDFLADKRIPLISVTGSTRVGKHVAQIVAGRLGRTILELGGNNAIVISEHADLDMALNGSLFGAVATAGQRCTSTRRLLIHDSIYDSFRKRLIDAYQFLKIGHPLNPSTVVGPLVDRSAVKAFQDAQKRVLEEGGKIAYGGQVLSGEGYESGCYVIPCIAEVENHYTIVQEETFAPIVYLIRYKTMEEAIELHNDVPQGLSSSIFSRNMLETEYFLSHEGSDCGIANVNIATNGAEIGGAFGGEKETGGGRESGSDAWKAYMRRQTNTINFSKELPLAQGLKFEAFSRN; the protein is encoded by the coding sequence ATGACAAAACACAATGAAACGCACAGAATAGAAGAGATTCTGGCAAGTTTAAAAATAGAAGCTATCAATAATGGTGCGACATCAGGAACAAACTGGCATCATACAAAGGGAGAGTTGTTGCACTCCTACTCTCCTGCTGATGGCAAACTAATTGCCTCGGTACAGCAGGCAACAATGGATGATTATGAACTCATCATGCAAAAGGCAACCGTAGCATTCAAAACATGGCGAATGATACCGGCCCCGAAGCGAGGTGAAATAGTACGACAAATTGGCAACCGCTTACGCGAATTTAAAGAACCTTTGGGTCGTTTGGTATCCTACGAAATGGGCAAAGTTTATCAGGAAGGACTTGGTGAAGTCCAGGAAATGATTGACATTGCAGATTTTGCGGTGGGACTCTCGCGTCAATTATATGGGTCAACCATGCATTCAGAGCGCGAACGCCACCGCATGTATGATCAATACCATCCTTTAGGAGTGGTGGGCGTTATATCTGCTTTCAACTTTCCGGTGGCCGTTTGGGCCTGGAATGCCATGCTGGCACTCGTCAGCGGCGATGTAGTAGTTTGGAAACCATCATCAAAGGTAATGCTGAGTGCTGTTGCCGTTCACAAAATTATTGAGCAGGTTTTAGTTGACAATCATGTACCTGAGGGTGTATTGAATCTTGTTGCTGGCAGTTCAAAATACATTGGTGATGATTTTCTGGCTGACAAGCGCATCCCTTTGATCTCGGTAACTGGCTCAACACGTGTGGGTAAGCATGTAGCTCAAATTGTAGCCGGACGTCTTGGACGAACCATTTTGGAACTGGGAGGAAACAATGCAATTGTTATTTCAGAGCATGCCGATCTGGATATGGCACTTAATGGCAGTCTTTTTGGTGCAGTAGCTACAGCAGGTCAAAGATGTACTTCAACTCGCAGGTTGCTGATACATGACAGCATTTATGATTCATTTCGCAAAAGGTTGATTGATGCATATCAGTTTCTGAAGATAGGGCATCCGCTTAATCCTTCAACTGTAGTTGGACCATTAGTCGATCGAAGTGCTGTAAAAGCTTTTCAGGATGCTCAGAAAAGGGTTTTGGAAGAAGGTGGTAAAATTGCATACGGAGGCCAGGTTCTTTCAGGCGAAGGCTATGAATCAGGCTGTTATGTAATACCATGTATTGCAGAAGTTGAAAACCATTATACTATCGTTCAGGAAGAAACCTTTGCTCCAATAGTTTACCTTATCAGGTATAAAACAATGGAGGAAGCGATTGAGTTGCACAATGATGTTCCGCAGGGACTCTCATCATCTATTTTTTCAAGAAATATGCTTGAAACCGAATATTTCCTCTCGCATGAAGGGTCTGATTGTGGAATAGCCAATGTTAACATAGCAACCAATGGGGCTGAAATAGGCGGAGCCTTCGGGGGCGAGAAAGAAACCGGAGGCGGGCGCGAATCAGGCTCCGACGCATGGAAAGCATATATGCGGAGACAAACGAACACTATTAATTTCTCAAAAGAACTGCCGCTTGCACAAGGCTTAAAGTTTGAGGCGTTCAGCCGCAATTAA
- the wtpA gene encoding tungstate ABC transporter substrate-binding protein WtpA: METTTKRIFFLFGLLTLLVAASCNSKQKISQNQISGDLIIFHAGSLSVPFKAMADSFALKYPEVTIKSESAGSLASIRKITDLNRNCDILASADYSLIDKLMIPEYASWNMKFAGNEMALVYRPQSRKSSEINKDNWYNLLLLPEITYGRSDPNSDPCGYRTILSLKLAEQYYHNPGLTKNFLEKDVRFIRPKEVDLLALLESGTLDYIFIYKSVAIQHHLSFLTLPDSINLKNPSLADFYHTVSTDVAGNKPGETIHQKGEAMVYGLTIPKNSKNLPAAKAFIRFIIHEGKNIMKKMGQPILDPPVVTHPEMLPDELKEPD; the protein is encoded by the coding sequence ATGGAAACAACAACTAAACGTATCTTCTTTCTTTTCGGATTACTTACACTGCTTGTAGCAGCGTCCTGTAATTCTAAACAAAAAATCAGCCAAAATCAGATTTCCGGCGATCTCATCATTTTTCATGCCGGAAGTCTTTCGGTGCCATTCAAAGCAATGGCAGATTCTTTTGCATTGAAATACCCGGAAGTCACAATAAAATCTGAATCTGCCGGCAGCCTGGCAAGTATCAGAAAAATTACTGACCTCAACAGAAACTGCGACATATTGGCATCGGCCGATTATAGCCTGATTGACAAACTGATGATTCCTGAATATGCAAGCTGGAACATGAAATTTGCTGGCAATGAAATGGCACTCGTGTATCGGCCACAATCGCGCAAATCCAGTGAAATAAACAAAGACAACTGGTACAATTTATTATTGCTGCCTGAAATAACATATGGTCGCTCCGACCCCAACTCCGATCCTTGCGGATACCGCACCATTCTCTCTTTAAAACTTGCAGAACAATATTATCATAACCCGGGGCTTACGAAGAATTTTCTTGAAAAAGATGTGCGTTTTATCCGTCCCAAGGAAGTTGATCTGCTCGCATTACTCGAATCGGGCACACTCGATTATATCTTTATCTATAAATCGGTGGCCATTCAGCATCATTTGTCTTTTCTGACACTACCTGACAGCATCAATCTGAAAAACCCATCTCTTGCTGATTTCTACCACACTGTTTCAACAGATGTTGCCGGGAACAAACCGGGCGAAACCATTCATCAAAAAGGAGAAGCCATGGTTTACGGGCTTACCATACCCAAAAACAGCAAAAATCTCCCGGCAGCCAAAGCCTTTATCCGCTTTATCATTCATGAAGGCAAAAACATCATGAAGAAGATGGGACAACCCATCCTTGATCCACCCGTTGTTACACATCCTGAAATGCTCCCGGATGAATTAAAAGAACCTGATTAA
- a CDS encoding LysR family transcriptional regulator, whose protein sequence is MDKEKYENLRLHYKIWFTDENGAGLLGDGKWKILKAIDETGSLTAACEKLGITYRRTWNDLKKIEQRLGFCLLEKNRGGADGGSTSLTIEGHRLITAFDHFHEKMDLLMQEHFKALISELTVNGNNN, encoded by the coding sequence ATGGACAAAGAAAAATACGAAAACCTCCGTTTGCATTACAAAATATGGTTTACCGACGAAAACGGAGCCGGATTGCTTGGCGATGGCAAATGGAAAATTTTGAAAGCTATTGACGAAACGGGGTCTTTGACAGCTGCCTGCGAAAAACTTGGCATTACTTACCGCCGGACATGGAATGATTTGAAAAAAATTGAGCAGCGGCTGGGCTTCTGCTTGCTTGAAAAAAACCGGGGAGGAGCTGATGGAGGCAGCACCAGTCTTACAATCGAAGGGCACCGGTTAATAACTGCATTTGACCATTTCCATGAAAAAATGGATTTATTGATGCAGGAACATTTCAAAGCTCTTATTTCTGAACTAACCGTTAATGGAAACAACAACTAA
- a CDS encoding pyrimidine/purine nucleoside phosphorylase, with translation MFKTNEYFDGKVKSIAFSTTEGPATVGVMAAGEYEFGTSTIEYMTVTSGEMEVLLPGETEWNTFKPFETFIVQANVKFNVKVTGDTSYCCLYR, from the coding sequence ATGTTTAAAACTAACGAATATTTTGACGGAAAAGTTAAGTCTATTGCATTCTCAACAACTGAAGGCCCTGCAACAGTTGGGGTAATGGCTGCCGGTGAGTATGAATTTGGCACCTCTACAATTGAATACATGACAGTAACATCCGGCGAAATGGAAGTGCTGCTTCCCGGCGAAACAGAGTGGAACACCTTTAAACCATTCGAAACATTTATTGTGCAGGCAAATGTGAAGTTTAATGTAAAAGTAACAGGCGATACATCATATTGCTGCCTGTACAGGTAA
- a CDS encoding (S)-benzoin forming benzil reductase: MKYFIVTGTSSGIGEALARKLILEGHAVFCISRRVNESLTDLALSLEIRMWYFETDLGNHLQIPQLIKDIFDKIARQNITEISLINNAGILEPMTFAGNYSPEALAQHLHVNLLAPMLITNEFIKHTRDFPVAKNVINISSGAANSPYEGWGPYCSSKAGLDMFTKTTALEQKHAEYPVRIISVAPGIVNTNMQAQIRQSKKEDFIKRGKFEKLYNDNLLSNPAEVAEKIIQIACADTPESGQIVDLRNI, translated from the coding sequence ATGAAATACTTTATCGTTACCGGCACTTCATCGGGTATTGGCGAAGCTTTGGCACGCAAACTTATCCTTGAAGGCCATGCGGTATTCTGCATCTCCAGAAGAGTAAATGAATCACTGACAGATTTGGCTTTGTCGCTTGAAATAAGGATGTGGTATTTTGAAACGGATCTAGGAAACCATTTACAAATTCCTCAACTAATAAAAGATATTTTTGACAAAATAGCCCGGCAGAACATTACAGAAATCTCACTCATCAACAATGCCGGAATCCTTGAACCTATGACATTTGCCGGAAATTATAGCCCTGAAGCATTAGCGCAACATCTGCACGTAAATTTGCTCGCTCCGATGCTCATCACCAACGAATTTATCAAACATACCAGAGATTTTCCCGTTGCAAAAAATGTAATTAACATTAGTTCAGGTGCAGCCAATTCGCCATACGAAGGCTGGGGCCCTTACTGCAGTTCAAAAGCAGGTCTTGATATGTTCACAAAAACAACAGCACTCGAACAAAAACATGCTGAATATCCTGTCAGAATTATTTCAGTGGCCCCTGGAATTGTAAACACAAACATGCAGGCTCAAATTAGACAAAGCAAAAAGGAAGATTTTATAAAAAGAGGTAAATTTGAAAAGCTTTACAACGACAACCTGTTAAGTAATCCGGCTGAAGTGGCTGAAAAGATTATTCAGATCGCCTGCGCTGATACTCCGGAGTCAGGGCAGATAGTTGACCTGAGAAATATTTAA